Part of the Camelus bactrianus isolate YW-2024 breed Bactrian camel chromosome 23, ASM4877302v1, whole genome shotgun sequence genome, AATATATAGaattaataataaatgatgaCCAAAATAAGGTTTATTTTAGGAATGTAAGCTTAGTTCAACATTTAAATATCAATAATGTAGTTAATCATAtcaacagaataaagaaaaaaatatggttTCTCTCAGTTGATGCAGAAAAAGTGTTTGATGAAATTCAGTGTgcatttacagtaaaaaataaaattaaatctcaaCAATCTGGAAATAGATAAGGGCTCCCTGCAAAATGATACAGGACATCTACAGTAAAACTTACATGAACAGCACACTTAACtatgaaaagataaatattttcctaCTAAAACTGGAGAAAGACAAGACTGTTTTATCTCACAACTATTAAAGACCGTAATGGAGATCCCAGCCTGTGGAATAAGgtgaggaaaagaataaaaagacataCTGATTTGAAACTGATCAGTGAAATTGCCTCTATTTGTAGTTGGCATgattgtttacatagaaaatgaaACTGTAAAAGTTACTAGAACTAATCACTCAGTACAGTAAAGCCACAGTATGCAAAGCCAACATACAGAATTCTTCTGCATTTCTGAATATATGTAATAAAcaattggaaattttaaaaattatacaaattaatacaataaaacaaaaatacatgattttattataaatctGACAGAATATGATCAAGCTCTACCTGTTGAACACAGCAAAACTGATGAAACAAACTGAAGATGTGTAAATGGAGAATTATATtttgctcatggattggaagccACAGTATTTTTAAGATGTGAAACATCTATTCATTAAGTGGGAGAAATCTAGAAGCTGATTCCAAACTATAAATGGAAGGACAAAGAAATTAGAATAGgccaaagaattttaaaaataaaaaaggacaaagttagaggactcatttgttctatttttatttgttgtgtGTCTACTATACACTTAAAGAAAGGCCAAATGAGAGCTACTTAttcaaaacataacaaaaaataGCAATGttaaataatcacaaaaatagaaacacaatTCAAAACTTCTAAAGAGACTGGGCGAATTGATGTTTTGTTACCTGGGGGTTGaatttcatatataattttaCTATACTTAACATCATGATTTCTGTAAAGCTATGTCTTCAAAACATAACAAGACACCtttattgttttcctcacctaggaaattccaaggatgtTAGGAACAATGTACAAAAATGGAGGATGAAGATCgatcaaatatgtattttttatcatAATGTCACAATCACTCTTTAGACCATTTAAAACACAAATCAGTGAAGGCAGATTTTGGCTATAGACATTATATCTATATTCCTAGAAAATTGAAAAccaattatttttcttagtaagtactttatttttgtcttcaaatGCAAGTATTATTATACAATTATTTTCTCTAAACaaccaaaaatataaatgtaatacTCTACTGTGTACTGACTCAGAAATTCACAACCCAGGATACCAGAAGAAGACTTATGTGATAGACTGTGGTTTTCCTCATGCAGCTGTATGGTTACACAGCTTTCTCCTATTGGCTGTCTCCCCATATGGCAAATAAGTGTATAGAATGAAATTATCTGTGCAGTCCTTAGAAGCTTTAACATTCATGGAAGTCTTTGAAGTGAGAACCAACTGGTACAGTATTATAGGGTTAACAGTGATTTCAAATTATCAGAGGGAATATTTCATTTCTATGGCTCTTCTCACAGCATCCTTTACCTCTTTGTTTCTCAGACTGTAAATCAGGGGGTTTAACATGGGAATCACTAGTGTGTAGAACACAGAAACCATCTTCTCCTGTTCTACAGAATACTGGGAGCTGGGCTGAATGTAACTAAAGCTTAAGGTACCATAGAATATGGTCACAGCAGTCAGGTGAGAGGCACAGGTGGAGAAGGCTTTCTGTCTGCCTGCTGCTGAGCGGATCCTCAGGATAGCAACAGCAATGAACATGTAGGAAATGATCACAGTCAAGAAGGTGGCCATGGCAATGACTCCAGAGAAGATTGAGAGCATCAGCTCATTCATGGAGGTATCAGAACAAGACAGCTTTAGGTGTGATGGAATATCACAGAAGAAGTGGTTGACAACATTCAGCCTACAGAAGGACAGTTTCCCCAAACTTATTGTGTGTATTAACAAGTTAATTATTCCACAAATCCATGACCCAGCGACCAGCCCTGCACATTTCCTCTTAGGCATGGCTATAGTATAAAGCAAAGGATTCACAATGGCGACGTAACGGTCGTACGCCATCACCGACAGCAAGAAGCCTTCTGTGGTAACAAAGATCCCAAAACATAAATGCTGTGCCATGCAAGCAGAGAAAGAGATGGTTCCCTTCACAACCACGAGGTTGGTCAGCATCTTGGGTGCTATGGCAGATGAGTAGCAGGCATCCACAAATGAAAGGCAGCTGAGGAAACAGTACATGGGAGTGTGGAGCTTGGGTGTGATGTAGATTAACAAGATCATGCCCAGATTCCCCACCAAAGTAACAGCATAAATCACCAGGAACAACACAAAAAGCACAACTTTCAGTTCAGCCCAGTCTGTCAGtcctaaaagaataaatttagtgACAACTGTAAAATTCTCTTCAGCCATTGGTTAATTCTTTATCTTGACGTCTGAGGTGAAAAATACATGCAGGTTAGAATGGACACAGGAGAATCTggtatttattattaaaagataATAGAAACACTATAGGCTTCTGTCCTTGGAGCTTGATTAGATTGCTtcgatttgtgtgtgtgttacgtATAGTTCTATTCTgtaagaaaatgatgaaaatgcaTTTTGCCTCTCACAAATTTAATCCTGTCTCTAAAGTGCCTGCCTCTATAAGAAAATGACATCTGGCATGAGGGACATTGATgacaagtgaaaagaattttcaaaatttaatttaagCCTTCTATAAATCTCCTCATTTTTAGGTATAAAAGAAGTGCATTACAAGAAGATCTCAAATCAGCTCTGGTATTACACATGTAACTAGTCCACAAAAGCACTATGATATAAGCAGAGGTAGGCAAAGATTATGAGATGGGGTCTTGACCGCCAAAGATGATGTCATGATCCTCTTAAAAGTGTCTAAATCTCTGGCCCCTTCTGATGCCTCCTTATCAGAACCATGGAAGGAGATCACCAGTGGACTCACTCAACCACGAGACTTGGAGCACAGAGAGCTACATCTTGCCTGCTTGGAGCAGTTAGAGGACATCACAAATTACATGCTGATTTTTGGCTTATGCACATTATGCTTATATGCTTATGTATCTGTTGTTGTATAAGTTTCTATAAAATGTCATGCTTaacattttctatatttaattatttaatatatcaattatagttatgcatatataaatgtatgtatgtatatacccacatacacacatgcatagaTAAGATAAAATGTAGCATGTGGATAACCACAATTACCTATTGGTCTGGAATACTCTTTCTTATcctttatataattatatataaactgTTATGGTTTTCTAAATCCAGTTTCCATTCATTACTTTTTGTTACTTAGGCTTTTTATTCTAATATAtcctgctttttaaagaaaatacatatatccaaaataaaataGAGCTCACCCATATTCTGTATTTAGTCaagattatttatatttttaggaaTAAAGATATAAACACAATGATAAAATTTGGTTTATCTATGTCAATTCTATTGATTTACTTTAATTCATATACTTCACTTGCCACAAAAGGAAAGTGGTTAGCATTAGCCCAAACTGCGATTAAAAGATGTTTCTgtcatttattgatttattgactTTGGTAAAGTCATTTATCTTCTCTCAGACAGAATATAATTTCACCTACATCACACAATTTCTCATACAGTTCTTAGACACTACAAAAATTTACTTACCAAAATGTATGAGTTCTTTCAGCAATAATATTAAATCTAGGTATTTCAAAACCAAATATAGCATTAGTCCATGACATCTGAATTATCCAAAACACTAGCTAGTAACTTTATGTGaatatttaaatagaatttgATGAAATTTCTGCTCTTTGAATTAATCCCAATTCAAGTGTTCAATAGCCATTTGCAGCTAGTAGCCACTGTACTGAATGGCACtaattatagaacatttccatcactgcaggaATACATGTGTTGATTAGAATGCTCCCCTAGCTCTCTGACTTATCTTTTTAGAGTaccaattaaataaaatttttctcaaaGAAAGATTATATATTGTGAATAGTGTTCATTGAAAGAATAATTAAGGAGATGGGATTTCCAGACagaatttagaaattaaactatATTACTTGTTCAGGGATGCCCATCTCCTGCAAAACTTAAGGTGGTATTGTGAACAGAATTGAATGACAAGTGGCATGGACAGAATGGAGTTGGATTAAATATTCTAAACATTCATGATTCTATCTGATTTAAAACAAACTTTcagataataaggaaattttaaaaagaaaagaaaaagatcagcttttataaaataagtataacttaccaaaagaaaatattttaaaatttcagctctAGAAAAGTCATGTCCTTTTCCATGTTTCCTTACTTTTAACAAAAACAATATATTCACAGTATGTAACTGAAGACACCTCCAGGTAAAAGGATTGAAGGTAAGTCTGTACTATTAATATACAACAAGCAGAACAATGAACCAGCAGATAAAGTCTTAACATATTGTTTTTCCCTCTAAGAGGACAAATTTGGATAGAAGGGAGAactgtatacacatatacattttacATCAGCCTCTAATGAGCCCTTACAGCTTAAATGTTACAGAGTAACGCATGAAACCTTGGGAGACCCTGCTCCCATGACTCATAAATCTCCCTGAAGTGTGTAATTAACTAAAATGCtataaagaatttaagaaaacatcAAGCTAGGGGGAGGGGATTCTTGAATTCAGTAACATATAATAGGAACAATAATTGAGAAGAATTTGCCCCATAGAACAGAAAATGACCTAAGCGATAAATTGTTAGACATTGCTAGGTTTGTTACAAATTTTGTCTTTATGCAGATGTCCAAGATAAGGAACCTGAAAATGCTGTTACTTTTAAAGACTCTTTAAAAACAACACGCACACACAACACGCACAAACACAAGTTCTGATGGTTAGGTCGCCTATCTCTAATTTCAGTTTACTGTGTAGAATAAGTTGGAAAGAATACTTCTAGAAATGTGTAAATTCAAGGCTTTCATTCATCAAACCAATATTTACTGAAGGATGCCACACTCTAGGCATCATGTTACACACCAGAGACAAGGGGGTTACCAGAATGATCAAATCTTTGTTTTTAGAAAGATTGAATAATAAATATACTCCCAAAGACACTTAGATTATCTAGAAATCTGTTATTAAAACAGGAAATTGGCTTTTATGAATCATAGGGAAAACATGGATCATCACTATAGGGAAAAATGGGAAGGATGCTCAAGTTAGACTGGTAGGGAAACTGAGGGGTTTTATCAGTCTTGGTACCTGGAATGTTGAATTTTAATAAATCTGCTGCTGAAAACAACTGGAAAATTAGAGGAAGGCATGTAACAGAAGTTGTCATATATTTGATGTCTGTCAGCACAAAACCAGGACCTGTGAGAGAAGGGACATGATTACTGGTCCCCGACATGGAGTGATGGTGGGTACATGGGGAACACAATAATCATGTCAAGATAAAGACACAAAATCAGATCAGGAAGGGATGAGGTGCCTGGAACACGTGGAACTGGGTCCTTGAGTGGAGACACCCAAGCTGACGAAGTGATCGCATATCAACGTGAGATGCTGGTTGATTTCTAAACTGCACCTACCTATTAAGGTGAGATTCTGTAACGCTAGATCAAGAACAGCTACTAGGGAAAAAGAAGCCACCAGGGATCTGCATGATGAAAACCACCAGTTCACACAGGGTTGGGACACATTTACTCCTGTCAGAGGTTAGTCAGGAATCTCACTGAATCTCTAGGGCTTTCAGAAGACAGCAGAAGAGAGAACTGACCCCAGAGGAAAGGATGCACTGTACTCCACTCTAACAAAGCTCCACATTAGCTCACAAAATGATTAAGCAGACTTGCAAGTAAATAAATTTCTTCCCAAAACAAAGTTCAACACTgtttgaagaaaaatttaaaattctggacTCAACTGAAAAATGTCCACAATGTCCAACATCCAAAGAAACATTTACATGCATGTTGAAGAAGCAGGAGAACGTTATGCACGACCATTGACGTTATGAAACATTAAGAAATATTAACATTATGGAAAATAAGTCATCATATCTGGACCCAGGAAAACCAGAGATGATAGAATTGGCAGAAAGAACTTTAAAACAGTAATAAACATTTCTAAGAATTCGAAGGCAACATGaacattaaaaagagaagaatcatGATAGAAAACCAAATTGAGTAACTAGGGCGGAATATCATATcagatatgaatattttattgtgtatttGTTAAAGGCAGAATATACATTACAGACATAAATTAGTGAATTTGAACATAAGAGAATAGAAATTATCCACACTTAAGTACCAAGAGATTAAATAGAAAGTATTAAAAGTGTAGACACTTGAAAGacctaaaaataatacatacaggaaaaacaaagataagaatgaaCACAGACTTTGTGATAAAAATAGTGGGAAGCAGAAGAAAATTGAGCAACCTCTTAAAACACTGGAAAAATATCAGACAATAATTCTATATCAGGCAAAAACATAATTtagaatctcaaagagatatacattttccttatttgtttCTGGTAATGACCAAGTAAGCTTTGCTAATACATGCCACCTCACAGTTAAAAATCTAGTATCttagaaaatacagaacaaaacaaacctgAAAGCATTGGAGACAGAAAATCAGGCAGGTTCTGAAAGGCATTAGATATGAATGGAACAAgagattttctcattttacaaattctATTTCGAGAAAGGCCTTGATCTGCTCCAAATGGGAACCTTCTATATAACACACTGCCTTTCTGAGCTAAGGAATGGAAAGCCAGAATGGGGACAAACACagtcaaaggaaaataaaggatgcATTCCAGGAAGGGGAAATCCAGGGAATGTTAGATTCATACTCTGTGTGCCAAGTTAACCGACCCTGAGCCATGAAAGTGTGGAGCAGGTTACAGAATGCCAGACAGAGCTAAAGATACGAAGTAATATTTGTATTACCACCCAGGAGACAGGGTTTGTAGTTTGAGTCAAACCATGTTAATTTTCtgataaaatatgaaagaaaatgagcaaataaaatcAACCCTCTTAAGAAGGATATAACAATCTTCAG contains:
- the LOC141574858 gene encoding olfactory receptor 5J2-like, coding for MAEENFTVVTKFILLGLTDWAELKVVLFVLFLVIYAVTLVGNLGMILLIYITPKLHTPMYCFLSCLSFVDACYSSAIAPKMLTNLVVVKGTISFSACMAQHLCFGIFVTTEGFLLSVMAYDRYVAIVNPLLYTIAMPKRKCAGLVAGSWICGIINLLIHTISLGKLSFCRLNVVNHFFCDIPSHLKLSCSDTSMNELMLSIFSGVIAMATFLTVIISYMFIAVAILRIRSAAGRQKAFSTCASHLTAVTIFYGTLSFSYIQPSSQYSVEQEKMVSVFYTLVIPMLNPLIYSLRNKEVKDAVRRAIEMKYSL